CCGCTGGCGGCACGGCTGGTGACGTTCACGTCGCCGGCAGTGTCAGTGTTCGTGGCGAGAACAGCACCGGCCTCCTTGTGGACGGGCAGATCGATGGCGCGCTGACCATCAATGGCACCTGGAATGTTACGGGCTATCGCAACGCCGTTCGACCTGGTGAGGATGATGAGTTCGACGCCGACGACATGCTGCAAGGCGGCTCGGCCATCCACATCCGCCATAACGTGGTCGGCGGCGTCACGGTCCAGGGCGTGGGTTTCGAAAACGATCTGGATGACGACGGCGACGGACTCGAAGATGGCGACGAGGACGAAACCAACGACAACGCGACAGCGTCGATCACGCTCTACGGCGAAGCTCCCGCGCTGTTCGTAGAGGCCGAAGCGGGCGAGAACCTCGTGCTCGGCGTCAACGGCAATGGCTACGGCCTGCAGGTGCGCGGCGCCATCGCCACGAACGGCGTGTTCGACGGCATCACCGGCACAGGTATTTCGCTGCAAGGAGATTCCGCGGCCGCCACCGTCACCGTGAACGGGGGCATCGTGCTCGACAGCACGCTGGGCGCCACCGCCTGGAATGCGAACGCCACAGCGCTTCACATCGGTGATTGGGTGAATTCGCCCCTGGTGCTCCTGCGCGGCAACACCGTGACGAACGTGCAATCCGACGATGTGTTCACCGCCTATGGCGTCCGCTTCGACGGCGAAGCGAATGTGCCTGTCGTCGATAACCGGGGTACGATCCGTGCGCGCTTGTTTGGCGAGGAAGGCCATGCGGTCGTGTTCCACGATGCGGGCAGCTCGGTTCAGACGCTCTACAATTCGGGCTCGATTATTGCTGAGCATGTGCCGACAGATGACGATCTCACCGACGGTGTGCCGCCGCCCGCGGTGACGGGCGATGAGGTCGCGATTGATTTCAGTGCCTCGACCAACAATCTTTTGATCTGGCAACGTGATTTGCCCGATGAGACGGATGACGATTCCGAAGACGATCTCGACGATCCGGCGATCCTGATTCAAGGCGATATCCTGCTGGGCGCGGGCAGCGATACGCTGCAACTCGACGCCGGCAGCATCATTGGCGATGTCTCGTTCGGCGGCGGCTCGGATATCTTCAACATCGATAACGGCGCGATTTTCCGCGGCCGCATCGACAACGCAGCCGGCCTGGACATCAGCGTTACCGACGGCGCGCTTTATCATGGCGGCGGCGACACCAACCTTTCGACGGCGTCGTTCGGCGCCGATTCAATCTTGGGCATCGTGCTGTCGCCGACGGCTGGTGAAACCACGCATCTGATTGCAACCGGCCAAGTGACGTTCGTCGATGGCTCGGTCATCGTGCCGGTGTTGCCCGTTGGTCTGCCGGATTCCAGCGACCCGGGCGATTACATCTTCCTCACGGCAGCCGGCGGTTTGGTCGGCGAAGAATTCGTGGTCGGCGATGTGACCGCGGAAGGCACGCCGTATCTCTACGATCTCTCGATTGGCGTCGTTGCCGGTGATCCGAATTCGCTCGAAGCCAATTACGAGATGAAGACCGCGTCGGAATTGGGTTTGACGGCGAACCAGACGGCCGCGTTCGATCCGCTGATCCAAGCGCTCCGTTTGGACGATGATGCGGCGGCCGCCTTTGCAACGCTCTCAACCCAAGCGGACTTCTTCGACGCCTATGACGACCTGATGCCGAGCTATTCAGGCGCGGCGGCGGAGATCGCGACGACGGCAATTCAGCAGATGCAAGGCGCCACGAGCAATCGCTTGGCCGCGACGCGTTTGCAGGGCCTCGATGAAGTGTCCATCTGGGCGCAGGAAATCGGCTATCTCGTGACGCGCACGCCGCCGACGGCGAACGGGCAAGAATTTGAGGGCGCCGGCTTCGGCATCGCGCTCGGCATCGACGGCCCGCTTGAGAGCGGCGATCTGTTTGGTTTGTCAGCGTCGTTCGTGGCGTCGGAAGTTGAAGAAGCTGGTCGTCCGGAGGGCGAGATCGCTTCGTGGTTCGGGCAGTTCAACGCCTATCTCGGCGCTGCGCGCGGGCCGATCGATCTAGACTTCATCGCGGGCCTCGGCGCCGGCAAGACGCAATCGCGCCGCTTCGTGGAGATCGGCGAAGACTTTAACGCCATGTCTGAAGGCGATTGGTGGGCGTTTGAAGGTCACGCCTCGGCGCGCGC
This genomic interval from Vitreimonas flagellata contains the following:
- a CDS encoding autotransporter outer membrane beta-barrel domain-containing protein; the protein is MRINKVQLAGLAVALVGAAAGPAKAEDVTISTATTTPLSTSDPVAGGAVAAGDITVASGGNITVTDGQTAITVDSSNDVTIASGGRLTSLDQDNTTGILIEGGNSGVISNAGQINLTEAYVGDDADDDGDLDGPFAEGVNHHGIRLQAGPAFIGEIDSSGTIFVEGNQSYGIRLDGLLDSDATYDGTLTNTGVINVVGDNSYGVAILGDAAGGTAGDVHVAGSVSVRGENSTGLLVDGQIDGALTINGTWNVTGYRNAVRPGEDDEFDADDMLQGGSAIHIRHNVVGGVTVQGVGFENDLDDDGDGLEDGDEDETNDNATASITLYGEAPALFVEAEAGENLVLGVNGNGYGLQVRGAIATNGVFDGITGTGISLQGDSAAATVTVNGGIVLDSTLGATAWNANATALHIGDWVNSPLVLLRGNTVTNVQSDDVFTAYGVRFDGEANVPVVDNRGTIRARLFGEEGHAVVFHDAGSSVQTLYNSGSIIAEHVPTDDDLTDGVPPPAVTGDEVAIDFSASTNNLLIWQRDLPDETDDDSEDDLDDPAILIQGDILLGAGSDTLQLDAGSIIGDVSFGGGSDIFNIDNGAIFRGRIDNAAGLDISVTDGALYHGGGDTNLSTASFGADSILGIVLSPTAGETTHLIATGQVTFVDGSVIVPVLPVGLPDSSDPGDYIFLTAAGGLVGEEFVVGDVTAEGTPYLYDLSIGVVAGDPNSLEANYEMKTASELGLTANQTAAFDPLIQALRLDDDAAAAFATLSTQADFFDAYDDLMPSYSGAAAEIATTAIQQMQGATSNRLAATRLQGLDEVSIWAQEIGYLVTRTPPTANGQEFEGAGFGIALGIDGPLESGDLFGLSASFVASEVEEAGRPEGEIASWFGQFNAYLGAARGPIDLDFIAGLGAGKTQSRRFVEIGEDFNAMSEGDWWAFEGHASARASAPMRMADWFIVTPQVGLTYVALSEQAYTEEGGGLAIDYDVDSAFSQRLWADAGLELSARFNWGARNVLAPRLFVGYRANVIDEEAERTVRFVSGGDDFTLIDEGLGDGGPIVGIGFDASNGYSTFSLGYEGEFGDQIERHSVNAAIRFRF